A section of the Bombus terrestris chromosome 2, iyBomTerr1.2, whole genome shotgun sequence genome encodes:
- the LOC100650829 gene encoding histone acetyltransferase p300 isoform X4 codes for MADHLVDGPPNKRPKLGDPFQGTSDSADYITNTDMFDLENDLPDDLLSSGSWGSATESAKPPATGPGPGQQNGALDSELRQHVQQQQQLSHHLIQQQGNKNLVANSLAMAAGTLGNKSPNMQSPPNVSVSKVVDPQMVVSLGNLPSSIASSLANNQMSIANSMGGLQSSMSMAGSNPTMSMPGGINSALVMTSSASGNNNMGGMAGGSLIVTNSLNKQPLNTVTMMAPNTQGGIHHPSGPHGVAQMQNGPGIMNTRAVAMQQQQQAHMVGPARGQSPHQQVHQVGIVGPGQGGPRIQAPPNMTNMPNMGQISASSPYGYGSPASGQGPGVTVCTNSPVGVVTPQPKGVGTNMTAMQGSRFGGTAGPIGSTNVVGGQEGGMAQQAQPPAPSPAQPQSGAPSGGQPGPQQATQGQIPGTGAPTGATKSIADPEKRKLIQQQLVLLLHAHKCQRRESQANGEVWQCSLPDCKTMKNVLTHMTACQAGKTCKVPHCSSSRQIISHWKHCNRNDCPVCLPLKQANKNKTTNAAAASTTQPNSQPNPSQTEMRRAYDALGIPCPTTTTGGLVAQCVTRRMPTPSMQGAPGAIGNVRLAQPPTQNAPGQSVVGAGQQVVAPNVSLPLNSDPNTVGVAGNQAAPTSGPTPAAAATAANIQQSVNMQQLFGLNDSGQLSVPSENRLANLQLPAGLQPSQVTATSVQESKDWHQTVTPDLRNHLVHKLVQAIFPTPDPQAMLDKRMHNLVAYARKVEGDMYEMANSRSEYYHLLAEKIYKIQKELEEKRQKRKEQQLQAQQQQQPQSAGASGSGLRPCAPPGVGTVPPSRPVGTVTPSLRSHSPSMTLGNLPAMGIPHNRMQFPQQQQTQQVQVQSQTNAQAQAQAQAQAQAQAQAQAQAQAQAQAQAQAQAQVQVQQQMQQQQQQQQQQSGILVGPPGPSPNGQSTSNPNVVSNPGLSPFGQPQMSQSSLTTTTTSATTSQFPTSNGTSGLPNSSPVQNQHQYSDIMKVRLAQAQAAIAHQHQQQQQPPSQPQSQQQSSQSQPQQPTSTSNQNATTTSMPQTPSPFSSMQQQNNQQQNQFNNSRPLSVSTPNDNGISTSTPQTIPPPASSGPSPGPATTTNGPQSTTSTPNTPLVPSLMTPNQTVSSANQTPPHPATTPSPAGLASLGKGMTSQERAALNAPRTSSMSSQMAAITAALDRDNSPSPPMNNNKGKLDSIKEESMKMEIKTEDGSENHRMDGGKSVNNEVSIKTEIKTEPMEEGSSESIVKEEPISIKEEPITPISSQDTTTPDIKPLVPEPIQPSGTSTDKKRLCLFKPDELRQALMPTLEKLYRQDPESIPFRQPVDPQALGIPDYFDIVKKPMDLSTIKRKLDTGQYSDPWEYVDDVWMMFDNAWLYNRKTSRVYRYCTKLSEVFEQEIDPVMQALGYCCGRKYTFNPQVLCCYGKQLCTIPRDAKYYSYQNSSLKAYGLVSDRYTFCQKCFNDIPGDTVTLGDDPTQPQTAIKKEQFQEMKNDHLELEPFVVCTDCGRKVHQICVLHMESIWPLGFTCDNCLKKKGQKRKENKFNAKRLPVTKLGTYIETRVNNFLKKKEAGAGEVAIRVVASSDKVVEVKPGMRSRFVENGEMPGEFPYRAKALFAFEEVDGTDVCFFGMHVQEYGSECTPPNTRRVYIAYLDSVHFFRPRQFRTAVYHEILLGYLDYAKQLGYTMAHIWACPPSEGDDYIFHCHPQEQKIPKPKRLQEWYKKMLDKGMVERIVLDYKDILKQAMEDKLTSAADLPYFEGDFWPNVLEESIKELDQEEEEKRKQAEAAEAAAANAIFSLSEDSETGPDGKKKGQKKAKKSNKSKANQRKNSKKSNTPQTGNDLSAKIFATMEKHKEVFFVIRLHSAQSAASLAPIQDPDPVINCDLMDGRDAFLTMARERHYEFSSLRRAKFSSMSMLYELHNQGQDKFVYTCNNCKSHVETRYHCTVCDDFDLCISCKEKDGHPHHMEKLGLDLDDGSSPADAKQANPQEARKLSIQRCIQSLVHACQCRDANCRLTSCQKMKRVVTHTKVCKRKTNGGCPICKQLIALCCYHAKHCQETKCLVPFCSNIKHKLKQQQLQQRLQQAQLLRRRMAAMNSRPTGPVGAMQSGQQSSNVTMTTGVAMKPGVSPTNLPSPHQPGIGLKPGTQTPPAHVLQVVKQVQEEAARQQVPHGYGKVTPGGGVGAGVGVGGQTGGVMPPPPMQRPMPVQMPNPGGTHLIPMDQWTASRYQPSTLMQQNPGLRQQTPQQLMQQQQQHQGQPAIAMGGQMPRQAGVLGGPVNQVGPQTQSNMHKHVLQQLMQTLKNPHTPEQQNQILQILKSNPPIMAAFIKQRALALNQQQSGQYGGGVGGPLGPNQPQQQPALQHIMSQQQQQQQQQHQQQQQHQQQQQQQGRMQIQAMLNQQQQQQQQQQQPVQQQPPQWYKQQMLVLQRHQHPSQQQQHPQQQQQQQQQQQQQFTQPPAPPYGQQRPIRPPLLGKNYLILEKTRFVEPLGSWSNACHDSAYSSPGYGGFSEQGYGQPGLKPTPPPVPSPQGVMGPPGISVQQQLMQSVRSPPPIRSPQPNPSPRPVPSPRNQPVPSPRSGPVPSPHHHPPHGTPTHSPAHELGGPSEMMLSQLSGGTGAPTGHPGTMPHHPSPAPPPTSGTDSSEVTPMTPQDQLSKFVEGL; via the exons ATGGCCGACCACCTGGTGGACGGGCCACCGAATAAGCGGCCGAAGCTCGGAGATCCTTTTCAGGGGACTTCGGATTCCGCGG ATTATATAACAAACACAGATATGTTTGATCTTGAAAATGATCTACCTGATGATCTGTTGTCATCGGGGTCTTGGGGTTCTGCAACTGAAAGTGCTAAACCACCAGCAACAGGCCCAGGCCCAGGGCAGCAAAATGGTGCGCTTGATTCAGAACTTAGACAACATgtacagcaacaacaacaacttTCACATCATCTAATACAACAACAA GGCAACAAAAATTTGGTTGCAAATTCTCTAGCAATGGCTGCTGGAACTTTGGGTAATAAAAGTCCAAATATGCAATCTCCACCAAATGTTTCTGTTTCTAAAGTAGTTGATCCACAAATGGTCGTGAGTCTGGGAAATTTACCAAGTAGTATAGCCAGTTCCTTGGCAAATAATCAAATGTCCATTGCAAATTCAATGGGTGGCCTTCAATCGTCAATGAGCATGGCTGGAAGTAATCCTACCATGTCAATGCCAGGTGGAATAAATTCTGCTCTTGTTATGACCAGTAGTGCTAGTGGAAATAACAATATGGGTGGAATGGCAGGTGGAAGTTTAATTGTAACCAACAGCTTAAATAAGCAACCTTTAAACACT GTAACCATGATGGCTCCTAATACACAAGGAGGAATTCATCATCCTAGTGGGCCACATGGTGTTGCTCAAATGCAAAATGGACCTGGAATAATGAATACTAGAGCTGTAGCAatgcaacaacagcaacaagcTCATATGGTTGGACCAGCAAGGGGTCAAAGTCCACATCAACAAGTACACCAAGTTGGTATCGTTGGTCCTGGTCAGGGAGGTCCAAGAATCCAGGCACCCCCAAATATGACAAATATGCCAAATATGGGGCAAATAAGTGCATCAAGTCCTTATGGTTATG GATCTCCAGCGAGTGGACAGGGGCCTGGCGTTACTGTATGTACTAACAGTCCTGTTGGAGTTGTTACACCACAACCAAAAGGAGTGGGAACAAACATGACTGCCATGCAAGGTAGTAGATTTGGAGGAACCGCAGGTCCTATTGGCTCCACAAATGTTGTGGGTGGTCAAGAAGGTGGCATGGCACAACAAGCTCAACCACCTGCTCCAAGTCCAGCTCAACCTCAGTCTGGTGCACCAAGTGGAGGTCAACCTGGACCACAACAAGCTACTCAGGGCCAAATACCCGGTACTGGTGCTCCAACgg GTGCTACAAAATCAATTGCTGATCCAGAAAAGCGCAAACTTATTCAGCAACAACTAGTTCTTCTACTTCACGCGCATAAGTGTCAACGACGCGAAAGTCAAGCAAACGGTGAAGTTTGGCAATGTTCGTTGCCAGACTGTAAAACTATGAAAAATGTATTGACTCACATGACTGCTTGTCAAGCAGGGAAAACCTGTAAAGTGCCACACTGTAGCTCATCGAGACAAATTATTAGTCACTGGAAACACTGCAACCGTAACGATTGTCCTGTGTGTTTACCTCTGAAACAggcaaacaaaaataaaacaacaaatGCTGCTGCAGCATCTACGACACAACCAAATAGTCAACCAAATCCGAGTCAAACAGAAATGAGAAGAGCATACGATGCGTTGGGTATTCCATGTCCGACTACAACAACTGGTGGTTTGGTTGCTCAATGTGTAACTAGAAGAATGCCAACACCAAGCATGCAAGGAGCACCCGGTGCGATAGGAAACGTTAGATTAGCTCAACCTCCAACTCAGAATGCACCCGGTCAATCTGTAGTTGGCGCCGGGCAACAAGTTGTTGCTCCAAATGTTTCCCTCCCTTTAAATTCTGATCCTAATACAGTCGGAGTTGCTGGTAATCAAGCAGCACCTACCAGTGGTCCCACGCCTGCTGCTGCAGCGACTGCCGCTAATATACAACAATCTGTTAATATGCAGCAACTGTTTGGTTTGAATGATTCAGGACAACTTAGTGTTCCAAGTGAAAATAGGTTAGCTAATCTTCAGCTTCCAGCTGGACTTCAACCAAGTCAAGTAACAGCAACATCGGTGCAGGAATCAAAGGATTGGCATCAAACTGTAACACCAGATCTTAGAAATCATCTCGTTCATAAATTGGTTCAAGCAATATTTCCAACTCCTGATCCACAAGCTATGCTCGATAAAAGAATGCATAATCTTGTTGCATATGCAAGAAAAGTTGAAGGCGACATGTATGAAATGGCAAATTCAAGATCAGAATATTATCATTTGCTTGccgaaaaaatatacaaaattcaaaAAGAATTAGAGGAAAAACGACAAAAGCGGAAAGAACAACAATTACAAGcccagcagcaacaacaaccacAATCTGCAGGAGCATCTGGCTCAGGTTTAAGGCCATGTGCTCCCCCAGGTGTTGGTACCGTTCCACCATCACGACCAGTTGGAACAGTTACTCCTAGTTTGCGTAGTCATTCGCCAAGTATGACACTTGGAAATTTACCTGCAATGGGCATTCCGCACAATAGAATGCAGTTTCCTCAACAACAACAAACACAACAAGTACAGGTCCAGTCCCAAACGAACGCCCAAGCTCAGGCTCAAGCACAGGCCCAGGCCCAGGCTCAGGCTCAGGCTCAGGCTCAGGCTCAGGCTCAGGCTCAAGCTCAAGCTCAAGCTCAGGCTCAAGTTCAAGTTCAGCAACAaatgcaacagcaacaacaacagcagcagcagcagtcaGGAATTTTGGTTGGCCCACCTGGTCCTAGTCCAAATGGACAATCAACTTCTAATCCTAACGTTGTTTCAAATCCTGGTCTCAGTCCTTTTGGACAACCACAAATGTCACAATCAAGTTTAACAACAACTACTACGTCTGCAACAACTAGTCAATTCCCAACCTCAAATGGTACGTCTGGTTTACCTAACAGTTCGCCTGTACAGAATCAACATCAATATTCTGATATCATGAAAGTTAGATTAGCGCAAGCTCAAGCAGCAATTGCGCACCAacatcagcaacagcaacagccgCCATCACAACCTCAGTCTCAACAACAATCAAGTCAGTCACAGCCGCAACAACCAACAAGTACTTCGAATCAAAACGCTACGACAACCTCAATGCCGCAAACGCCATCACCATTTAGCAGTATGCAACAACAAAACAATCAACAGCAAAATCAATTCAACAATAGTCGGCCTCTTTCGGTTTCAACACCTAATGATAATGGCATCAGTACATCAACTCCACAAACGATACCACCTCCTGCTTCTAGTGGACCTAGTCCCGGCCCAGCAACAACGACAAATGGACCTCAATCTACAACTTCCACACCTAATACGCCACTAGTTCCTTCATTAATGACTCCAAATCAGACTGTTTCTTCCGCCAACCAAACACCACCTCATCCTGCTACTACACCGTCTCCTGCCGGCCTTGCAAGTCTAGGAAAAGGCATGACATCTCAGGAGAGGGCTGCATTAAATGCACCTAGAACTTCGTCCATGTCTTCGCAAATGGCGGCTATTACAGCCGCTTTAGATCGTGATAATTCTCCTAGTCCTCCAATGAATAACAACAAGGGAAAATTGGATTCTATTAAAGAAGAAAgtatgaaaatggaaattaaaacaGAAGATGGTTCTGAGAATCATAGAATGGATGGAGGTAAAAGTGTCAATAATGAGGTGTCTATTAAAACTGAAATCAAAACAGAACCAATGGAGGAAGGATCCAGTGAGAGTATCGTAAAGGAAGAACCTATTAGTATTAAGGAAGAACCTATAACACCAATATCCAGTCAAGACACAACAACGCCAGATATTAAACCATTAGTTCCTGAACCGATACAACCAAGCGGAACGTCAACTGATAAGAAACGGTTGTGTTTATTCAAACCAGATGAATTGCGACAAGCATTAATGCCAACGTTAGAAAAACTTTATCGCCAAGATCCAGAATCTATACCATTTAGACAACCGGTCGATCCTCAAGCATTGGGAATTCCTGATTATTTTGATATTGTTAAAAAACCAATGGATCTTTCAACGATCAAAAGAAAACTAGATACAGGGCAATACAGTGATCCATGGGAATATGTGGATGATGTATGGATGATGTTTGATAATGCATGGCTTTACAATCGTAAAACATCACGTGTTTACAGATATTGTACAAAG CTTTCTGAAGTCTTTGAGCAAGAAATAGATCCTGTAATGCAAGCCTTGGGATATTGCTGTGGAAGAAAATACACATTCAATCCACAAGTACTATGTTGTTATGGAAAGCAACTTTGTACAATACCAAGAGATGCAAAGTACTACTCCTATCAAAATAG TAGTCTAAAGGCATATGGTCTTGTTTCCGACAGATACACCTTCTGTCAGAAATGTTTCAACGACATTCCTGGTGATACTGTGACGTTAGGAGACGATCCAACGCAACCACAAAC tgCCATTAAAAAGGAACAGTTCCAGGAAATGAAGAACGATCATTTGGAATTGGAGCCTTTTGTTGTATGTACAGATTGCGGTAGAAAAGTACATCAGATATGCGTGCTTCACATGGAATCAATTTGGCCTTTAGG ATTTACTTGTGATAATTGCTTGAAGAAAAAAGGTCAAAAacgtaaagaaaataaatttaatgctaAACGTTTACCGGTTACTAAATTAGGTACCTATATCGAAACACGTGTGAACAATttcttaaagaaaaaagaagctgGTGCTGGAGAAGTTGCAATTAGAGTTGTAGCATCCAGTGATAAAGTTGTCGAAGTGAAACCAGGAATGAGAAGTCGATTTGTGGAAAATGGTGAAATGCCTGGTGAATTTCCGTATAGAGCAAAAGCTTTGTTTGCATTTGAAGAAGTTGATGGGACTGATGTATGTTTCTTCGGCATGCATGTGCAAGAATATGGTAGTGAATGTACACCACCTAATACTCGAAGAGTTTATATTGCATATTTGGATTCTGTACACTTTTTCCGGCCTAGACAGTTCCGAACAGCAGTATATCACGAAATTCTTCTTGGATACTTGGATTATGCAAAACAATTGGG ATATACAATGGCTCATATTTGGGCTTGTCCCCCTTCTGAAGGCGATGATTACATTTTCCACTGCCACCCGCAAGAACAAAAGATTCCAAAGCCTAAAAGATTACAAGAATGGTATAAGAAAATGTTAGACAAAGGCATGGTTGAAAGGATCGTGCTCGATTACAAA gaCATTTTAAAACAAGCGATGGAAGATAAACTTACATCTGCAGCTGACTTACCGTATTTTGAAGGTGATTTTTGGCCGAATGTTTTAGAAGAAAGTATCAAGGAGTTAgatcaagaagaagaagagaaacgtaAACAAGCGGAAGCAGCGGAAGCTGCTGCTGCCAATGCA ATTTTCTCATTGTCAGAGGATTCTGAAACAGGGCCAGACGGCAAAAAGAAAGGGCAAAAGAAAGCTAAGAAATCCAATAAATCCAAAgcaaatcaaagaaaaaatagtaaaaaatctAATACCCCACAAACAGGAAATGATCTTTCAGCAAAGATTTTTGCCACTATGGAGAAACATAAAGAAGTATTCTTCGTTATTAGGTTGCATAGTGCTCAAAGTGCAGCCAGTTTAGCA CCTATTCAAGATCCTGATCCAGTTATTAATTGTGACCTTATGGATGGCCGCGATGCTTTCCTTACAATGGCTAGAGAAAGACATTATGAATTCTCTTCCTTAAGGCGCGCGAAATTTAGTTCTATGTCTATGCTATACGAATTGCACAATCAAGGTCAAGACAAGTTTGTTTATACTTGCAATAATTGTAAGAGCCATGTAGAAACAAGATATCATTGTACGGTTTGTGAT GATTTTGATCTGTGTATAAGCTGTAAAGAAAAAGACGGTCATCCTCATCATATGGAAAAACTTGGTTTAGATTTGGATGATGGTTCATCGCCGGCCGATGCTAAACAAGCTAATCCAcag gaGGCGCGTAAACTTTCAATTCAAAGATGTATTCAATCGTTGGTGCACGCGTGCCAATGTAGAGATGCTAACTGTCGTTTAACAAGTTGTCAAAAGATGAAGAGAGTAGTAACGCATACTAAAGTTTGCAAACGAAAAACGAACGGTGGCTGTCCAATCTGTAAACAATTAATAGCGTTGTGCTGTTATCATGCTAAACACTGCCAAGAGACTAAATGTCTTGTTCCATTCTGTTCGAACATCAAACATAAGCTGAAACAACAACAGCTTCAACAGCGGCTACAGCAAGCGCAGTTGTTAAG GAGACGAATGGCTGCGATGAATAGCAGACCCACAGGTCCAGTGGGAGCGATGCAATCCGGACAACAGAGTTCAAATGTTACTATGACCACAGGTGTTGCTATGAAACCAGGTGTCAGTCCTACCAATTTACCTTCGCCACATCAACCTGGAATAGGATTGAAACCTGGAACTCAAACGCCACCTGCTCACGTTCTCCAAGTTGTTAAGCAAGTACAAGAAGAAGCTGCACGGCAACAAGTACCGCATGGTTATGGTAAAGTAACGCCAGGTGGTGGAGTTGGTGCTGGAGTTGGCGTAGGAGGACAAACAGGTGGTGTAATGCCTCCACCTCCTATGCAACGTCCAATGCCTGTACAAATGCCAAATCCTGGCGGTACACATCTTATTCCAATGGATCAATGGACAGCAAG TAGGTATCAGCCAAGTACACTGATGCAACAGAATCCTGGTTTGAGACAGCAAACGCCGCAACAGTTAatgcagcagcagcaacaacatcaAGGGCAGCCAGCAATAGCTATGGGAGGACAGATGCCTAGGCAAGCTGGAGTTCTCGGTGGTCCGGTTAATCAAGTTGGTCCTCAAACTCAAAGCAACATGCACAAGCATGTATTGCAGCAACTTATGCAAACTCTAAAGAATCCCCATACTCCTGAACAACAAAACCAAATACTTCAAATACTCAAAAGCAATCCACCGATTATGGCTGCTTTTATCAAACAACGG gcACTCGCTCTAAATCAACAACAAAGTGGTCAATACGGTGGAGGAGTGGGCGGACCTTTGGGTCCTAATCAGCCGCAGCAACAACCTGCTCTGCAGCATATAATGTctcagcaacagcagcagcagcagcaacagcatcagcagcagcagcagcaccaacaacaacaacaacagcaaggCAGAATGCAAATACAGGCAATGCTAaatcaacagcaacaacaacagcagcaacagcagcaacctGTTCAACAGCAACCACCACAGTGGTATAAACAGCAAATGCTAGTATTGCAAAGGCACCAGCACCCGTCACAGCAGCAACAACACccgcagcagcagcaacagcagcagcaacaacaacaacaacaatttaCACAACCACCAGCACCGCCTTACGGTCAACAGCGACCTATAAGGCCGCCCCTTCTCGGtaagaattatttaattctgGAGAAAACGAGATTCGTCGAGCCGCTTGGTTCGTGGTCTAACGCTTGCCACGATTCCGCGTATTCTTCTCCAGGTTATGGTGGCTTTAGCGAACAAGGATACGGTCAACCTGGCTTAAAACCAACACCACCTCCGGTACCTTCTCCGCAAGGTGTGATGGGGCCTCCAGGGATTTCTGTACAGCAACAATTAATGCAGTCCGTTCGATCTCCACCGCCAATTCGTTCTCCTCAACCAAATCCTTCCCCACGACCGGTTCCTTCTCCACGTAATCAGCCAGTTCCTTCTCCTCGATCAGGGCCGGTGCCATCGCCTCATCATCATCCACCTCATGGTACACCAACACATTCACCGGCTCATGAACTCGGTGGGCCAAGTGAAATGATGCTTTCGCAGCTGAGTGGTGGAACTGGTGCACCGACTGGTCACCCGGGTACCATGCCACATCATCCATCTCCAGCTCCACCACCCACTAGTGGCACAGACTCGAGTGAAGTGACGCCCATGACGCCACAAGATCAACTTTCAAAATTTGTCGAAGGATTGTAG